ATGTTAACATTTAAAATTTAAACTAGAAAATATTGAAATTTAACAATAAAATTTAACGTAAGCATTCAGCCGTCAGCTATCAGCTATCAGCTATTAGCGAGTAGGCGCTTTAACTGCACTGGGTCGGATCAGTAAAACGAGCAGGGATTGTCAACCAGCCATATTCGTTCGTAAGCTTGTTTACTACCTCCCGTTGATTAGTTAATTAGCTGACGGCTGTTCGCGTAGCGTGAGCTTTTAGCTCACGGCTGATAGCTGAATGCTTACAATTTAACAATTAATAAAACTTGAGGTAAGCTATCAGCGTGTCGCGTATCAGCAATTAGCGCTACAGATGGTGCTACAGATGGTGCTATCAGCTATCAGCGATTAGCGCGATACGCACGCTACTAATGGTACTTTTCTTGAGGTGCTTTTTAATAACAGAGGTAAGCATTCGTTTAATCTGACTTACGGAAAGCACCTCAAGTAGCGTGGCCTTGGCCTTTGGCCACGCTACGCGAATGGCCAAGGGCTTGTTGCCAGACTTTAAATTATCATTAATTTTGAGCTATTAAATTCTCCTGTTTGCCCATTGGCGCACGCTACGCTGGGTTGATTTTAGCTGTCAGCTGAATGCTTACAACTTGAGTCTGGTGAGTTTTTTTAGGCTCTTGCGCACCTGTTTTTCTTTCTCCTGAAGTTCAGTAATCAGTTTTTGATTATAGGGATCGATAATCCCTGAGTTACTTTCTGAATTTACCCAAAGTTTACGGGCTAGTTGGAAACATAACTGACATCGTTCTAAATTTCTCAAAATTGAAGGATTAAATTGAGCAAAAAGTTCTTCATCTTTTTTGGTAAACCCCTTTAGATCAATTCTTTCATACAAGTCATCATTTGGATTAATATCTGGCTTTAACTTATTAATTAATTGTACCACAGCAATTAAATTTTTTTCCTGATTCAACACCGGCCAAGCTAGCATAGTATAGGTTCGGTAACCGGTAATTTTGTCGATTCTTTTCGCTTCTTGAGAGCGTGGATCGTCATAGACATCAAAGGGAACATTAATAATGCTTAAGGAGGTAGCAGCTGCACCAGCAATTCCTTTATCTGCTGGAATATCAATGACTAGGGAGCCACCTTTACCATCATCAGCGTCA
The sequence above is a segment of the Moorena sp. SIOASIH genome. Coding sequences within it:
- a CDS encoding GAF domain-containing protein, yielding MDKLYSVHPKYLETVKLVWKRKRRGRDIDLANELDLDLPIVNLFLIGKPIKGLFFVEICQALQLNWREIAGLELLETPVKSSEIEVDSNDVDTVDTSDGIGRRPRYGNAKPKPIEEVNTVDDALGELVDTLKEMLRRLTRKAGNILKADRTSIFLLDEHSNILGSIDADDGKGGSLVIDIPADKGIAGAAATSLSIINVPFDVYDDPRSQEAKRIDKITGYRTYTMLAWPVLNQEKNLIAVVQLINKLKPDINPNDDLYERIDLKGFTKKDEELFAQFNPSILRNLERCQLCFQLARKLWVNSESNSGIIDPYNQKLITELQEKEKQVRKSLKKLTRLKL